AAAGGGATCAAGTAAACATGAAGAACACCATCCGTTTGACCACCACTGCCATCACTCTCACCGCCCTCGTGCTTGCCACCAGCTCCTGCGGCAAAAAGGCGGCCGCCCCGTTTACTCCGCCACCGGTCATGGTCATGATGACCCCGGCGATCCAAGTGGATACCCCCATTATCATCGCCACCTACGGAAATACCCAGGACAAGGAGAGCGTGGATATCATTCCTCAAGTCTCAGGACAACTCATCAGCGTGTTGTTTGAGGAAGGTGCCGTTGTCACCAATGGTCAACCGCTCTTCCAGATTGATCCGAGGGACTATCAGACGCGAGTGCAACAGGCTGAAGGCATGATCGCCGCCGATAAGGCATCGCTGGAACTTGCTCGAACCACTGTCGCACGTAACCAGCCACTTCAGGAAAAACAACTGATCTCACGGGAACTGTTTGACGCCATCAGCAACAAGGTCACCTCCCTGGAGGCACAGCTCACCATCGATCAGGCGGCGCTTGAACAAGCCCGGCTTAACCTCTCTCGCTGTACCCTCGTTTCCCCGATCGACGGCCTTTGCTCCAAGCGTTACGTGGATGCCGGGAATCTGGTGGCGGCGGGAGCTTCACGCCTGACCAACGTCCGGAACAACAGCCCGCTTCGTCTGGAATGCACCATTTCCGAGCAATATCTCCCCCAGATCCGAAAAGCTTTGGCGGCAGGCCCCATCGCCGTCGAACTCACTCCCCGTGGCGACACCAACAGTTACCAGGGCACCCTCTCGTTCATGGATAATGCCGTGGATCCCCTGACCGGCACCATCCTGCTCCGGGGTGAGGTACCGAACCCGAATAGAACGCTGTGGGCCAAACAGTTTGTCGACATCCGCATCATCGCAACCGTCATCCCGAATGCCATCCTGGTCCCGGAAAGCGCCGTTCAGTTTGGCAAAAATGGCCCCTACCTCTATGTCGCCAATTCGAACAGTGTTTCCGAACTACGCCCGGTAAAGACCGGTGTGCGGCACAACAACCTGCTTCAGATTTCTGAAGGCGTCCAGGCGGGCGAATCCATCATCACGGCAGGACTCATGATGATGCGGCCCGGCGCCACCGTCATGGATGCCTCTAAATTACCGGCGGCAGCGACACCGCCTGCGAAAACAGAAAAGAAATAAACCCATATACTGCCAAGATACCCCTCACCTTAATCCTCTCCCGCAAGGGGAGAGGAAACAGAATAGAGAGAGACTATTATGAGCTTTTCAGAAATCTTTATCCGCCGTCCTGTCATGACGATTCTACTCACTACCCTGATGGTGGTGGGCGGTGTATGGGCCTATCTTCAACTACCTGTCAACAGTCTTCCTACCGTGGATTATCCCGTGATTCAGGTTACTGTTGCCTATCCGGGCGCCAGCCCTGCGACCATGGCGTCCACGGTGGCCACTCCTCTTGAAAACGAATTCACCCAGATCAGCGGCCTGGATTCCATGTATTCTGACAACAAACAGGGGCTCACGACCATCACCCTGTCATTCAGTTTGAATCGTAATGTGGACTTATTGGCCCCGGATGTTCAGGCGGCCATTACCCGGGCCACTCGCAACCTCCCCACCGATCTGCCCAGCCCGCCCACCTATCAGAAGTTCAACCCTTCCGATGCCCCCATCTATTATCTGCTCCTCTACTCGGATATTATGCCCCATGGCGAACTGTACGACTATGTCAACCACGTGGTCGCCCGGAAATTAAGCATGATTGACGGGGTCTCCAAGGTAGAGGCCTTCGGCGCCAAAAATGCCGTTCGCATTCAATTCGACCCTGACAAACTGGCCGCGTATAAAATCGGAGTCGATGAACTGGCGCTGGCACTTAAGGCCGGTACAGCCAATGTTCCGGGCGGCAGCCTGAATGGCGCCCAGCGCACCTTTGTGATTGAGCCGCAGGGTCAATTACGCACCGCCCGCGAATATGGTGAAATCATCATTACCACCCGCAACAATGCCCCTATCCGTGTTAAGGACGTGGCGCATTGCGTCGACAGCCTGGCCAACGATCTGGTGAATATTCGCTATGCCAGCGGCTCGGAACCCATCCACAGTCAATGCGTGGTGATGCGCCTCTCGCGTGTCAGTGGTGCCAATACCGTTGCCGTGGCAAACCGGGTGACTCTGGCGCTGGATGAAGCCCGCCGCGAACTTCCCTCCACCATTACCATGGTGACCATGTATAACGGTTCGGAACCCATCAAGGAATCCCTGCTTGATGTCCAGCTCACCGTGGGGATTTCCCTCCTCATGGTGGTCCTGGTTATCTTTTTCTTTTTGGGCCGCATCCGTGAAACGGTGATTCCCAGCATTGTTCTTCCGATTTCTCTGCTGGGCACCTTCCTCCTGATGCTGCCCTCCAACTTCAGCCTTGATATCCTGTCTCTGATGGGCATCATTCTGGCCGTCGGCTTTCTGGTGGATGACGCCATCGTGGTTCTGGAGAACACCGTGCGCCATCTGGAGGAAGGCAAGAAACCCATCCCTGCCGCCTTGCAAAGCATGAAGGAAATTTCTTTCACCGTCATTTCCACCAGTGCCGCCCTGATCATCGTCTTTATGCCTCTGGTATTTATGGGGGGCGCCGTCGGCCGGAACCTTCGCGAATTCGCGCTGACGGTTATTTTTGCCATCATCGTCTCAACGATCCTGGCATTGACGCTCTCTCCCATGATGTGTGCCCGCATTCTGCATCATGAAAAGGCACCCAATGCAGTGCAACGCAGCATCACCGCCTTCATCCAGGGCATGATCCGGCAATACGGCATAGCCCTTCATTTCCAACTTCGACACAAGTGGCTGGCACTGGTCGCCTGGGTCCTCTGCATTATCGGTGCCGGAATACTTTACTTCACCCTTCCGGGCGACTTTCTGCCGCCGGGCGACAGCAGTTTCATCTTCGGCGCTATGCTGATGCCCCAAGGGTCTT
Above is a window of bacterium DNA encoding:
- a CDS encoding efflux RND transporter periplasmic adaptor subunit, producing MKNTIRLTTTAITLTALVLATSSCGKKAAAPFTPPPVMVMMTPAIQVDTPIIIATYGNTQDKESVDIIPQVSGQLISVLFEEGAVVTNGQPLFQIDPRDYQTRVQQAEGMIAADKASLELARTTVARNQPLQEKQLISRELFDAISNKVTSLEAQLTIDQAALEQARLNLSRCTLVSPIDGLCSKRYVDAGNLVAAGASRLTNVRNNSPLRLECTISEQYLPQIRKALAAGPIAVELTPRGDTNSYQGTLSFMDNAVDPLTGTILLRGEVPNPNRTLWAKQFVDIRIIATVIPNAILVPESAVQFGKNGPYLYVANSNSVSELRPVKTGVRHNNLLQISEGVQAGESIITAGLMMMRPGATVMDASKLPAAATPPAKTEKK
- a CDS encoding efflux RND transporter permease subunit produces the protein MSFSEIFIRRPVMTILLTTLMVVGGVWAYLQLPVNSLPTVDYPVIQVTVAYPGASPATMASTVATPLENEFTQISGLDSMYSDNKQGLTTITLSFSLNRNVDLLAPDVQAAITRATRNLPTDLPSPPTYQKFNPSDAPIYYLLLYSDIMPHGELYDYVNHVVARKLSMIDGVSKVEAFGAKNAVRIQFDPDKLAAYKIGVDELALALKAGTANVPGGSLNGAQRTFVIEPQGQLRTAREYGEIIITTRNNAPIRVKDVAHCVDSLANDLVNIRYASGSEPIHSQCVVMRLSRVSGANTVAVANRVTLALDEARRELPSTITMVTMYNGSEPIKESLLDVQLTVGISLLMVVLVIFFFLGRIRETVIPSIVLPISLLGTFLLMLPSNFSLDILSLMGIILAVGFLVDDAIVVLENTVRHLEEGKKPIPAALQSMKEISFTVISTSAALIIVFMPLVFMGGAVGRNLREFALTVIFAIIVSTILALTLSPMMCARILHHEKAPNAVQRSITAFIQGMIRQYGIALHFQLRHKWLALVAWVLCIIGAGILYFTLPGDFLPPGDSSFIFGAMLMPQGSSSEQMQAYQTKVMGVLRQDPAVTRIGSVTGIFPGADQSMGFVFIRLKSPRERAPIAQISQSLMMKAMMIPDGLCAMKAMPVLKISSGVDSTAQGSDYGFLLKGLDRDTVYKTAFQLEQEIRKIPFLVPFATQNSVKLNMPRLNITIDRTRASALGITATSIEQALAISFAGGYATQFTTDQDQYQVIPEIQKSNQRLPTDLALLYLRSSYGPLVPMQSIIKWSEDAGPQNVPHAQQHEAATISFSPFPGIPLGIVTAAIEAKAAAVLPPTVQGAFIGDAVEFKKSIASLGILLLIAIFLKYIVLGMLYESYIHPFTILTTLPVALFGGFLTLFIFGSTLSLYAYIGVFVLLGLITKNGILMIDFALQRRAEGMNSYDAIHNACVVRFRPILMTGLCAILGAMPIAMGFGTDASSRKPLGLVIVGGMIFAQVITLFVTPGIYLYMEKIQAKFFKPRTDLE